One genomic segment of Desulfomicrobium sp. ZS1 includes these proteins:
- a CDS encoding glycosyltransferase family 2 protein: protein MISVALPCYNSKDGLEACLDSLRAQTWEDFEVVAVNDGSLDDTLALLRRYAARDSRIRVFDRPHGGVVQAMNFAVEHCRGEYVARMDSDDICLPERLALQKAHLDRHPHLGLVGGLVRFGGDPETGQGYKAYVDWTNTLVTEEEISVSRFVESPYANPSIMFRKELVSRCGPFYDGPFPEDYEFLLRLMAAGVRMDKIPREVLIWNDPPSRLTRTDPRYDPDAFYRTKAGYLARWLASRGIGRVSIIGGGRITRRRALMLEEHGIVIDCWLEVDPDKIGQRASGRPVCSWHDVGAPQGEFLVSYVGSRGAGVRITSELEERGWIAGIHFLLAA, encoded by the coding sequence ATGATTTCCGTTGCATTGCCGTGCTACAATTCCAAGGACGGTCTTGAGGCCTGCCTGGACAGTCTGCGGGCCCAGACCTGGGAGGATTTCGAGGTCGTGGCCGTCAACGATGGATCCCTGGATGATACCCTGGCCCTGCTCCGGCGATACGCGGCCCGGGATTCCAGAATCCGTGTCTTTGACCGTCCGCACGGGGGCGTGGTGCAGGCCATGAATTTTGCCGTAGAGCACTGCCGGGGCGAGTATGTGGCCCGCATGGACAGCGACGATATCTGCTTGCCCGAGCGTCTGGCCCTGCAAAAGGCCCACTTGGACCGGCACCCCCACCTGGGCCTGGTCGGCGGACTGGTCCGCTTCGGTGGTGATCCCGAGACAGGTCAGGGCTACAAGGCGTACGTGGACTGGACCAACACCCTGGTCACGGAAGAGGAAATTTCTGTGTCCCGCTTTGTGGAGTCGCCTTATGCCAACCCTAGCATAATGTTCCGCAAAGAGCTTGTCAGCCGGTGCGGCCCGTTTTATGACGGCCCGTTTCCGGAAGATTACGAATTTCTGCTGCGCCTGATGGCCGCCGGCGTGCGTATGGACAAAATTCCTCGCGAGGTGCTGATCTGGAATGATCCGCCTTCCCGGCTTACGCGCACGGACCCCCGCTATGATCCCGATGCATTCTACCGCACCAAGGCCGGATATCTGGCCCGATGGCTTGCTTCCAGGGGGATAGGCCGGGTGTCGATCATCGGCGGCGGGCGCATCACCCGGCGTCGAGCCCTGATGCTTGAGGAACACGGCATTGTCATCGATTGCTGGCTGGAGGTCGATCCGGACAAGATCGGTCAACGGGCCAGCGGCCGTCCGGTCTGTTCGTGGCACGATGTGGGCGCTCCGCAAGGGGAATTTCTTGTGTCCTATGTGGGGAGCAGGGGAGCCGGGGTGCGCATCACCTCGGAACTTGAAGAGCGGGGCTGGATTGCCGGGATACATTTTCTGCTGGCCGCCTGA
- a CDS encoding D-alanine--D-alanine ligase, with protein sequence MLVGMTYDLQQDYLDRGYDKDEVAELDSPVTVEAIRQALASRGHEVELVGGVMPLARALSDGRRWDMVFNFAEGMRGLAREAQVPALLDAWDIPYTFSGPEVLALSLHKGWTNAVLRAHGVPTADFRIVNSVAEVDAIDLPFPLFVKPVAEGSSKGVSDKSLVRNRQALRDICAHVLDTFRQPALVETFLPGREFTVGILGSGAQCRVLGVMEVLSTARGDACAYTYANKQEWRERALYELAADDRAAQAAEVARAAWQALGCLDAGRIDVRLDEQGQARFIEVNPLAGLNPESSDLPILCGKIGLGYDVLIASIMDSAMARAGKRHGNRS encoded by the coding sequence GTGCTCGTTGGCATGACCTACGATCTGCAACAGGATTATCTGGACAGGGGATACGACAAGGACGAGGTGGCGGAGCTGGACAGCCCCGTCACCGTTGAGGCCATCCGGCAGGCGCTTGCGTCCCGGGGCCACGAGGTGGAGCTGGTGGGTGGGGTAATGCCGCTCGCGCGCGCCCTGTCCGACGGCCGTCGCTGGGACATGGTCTTCAATTTCGCCGAAGGCATGCGCGGTCTGGCCCGCGAGGCCCAGGTTCCGGCGCTGCTCGATGCCTGGGACATTCCCTACACCTTTTCCGGGCCCGAAGTGCTGGCTCTGTCACTGCACAAGGGCTGGACCAACGCGGTGCTGCGGGCGCACGGCGTGCCCACGGCGGATTTCAGGATCGTGAACAGCGTGGCAGAGGTGGACGCTATCGATCTGCCCTTCCCGCTCTTTGTCAAACCCGTGGCCGAAGGGTCCAGCAAGGGCGTGAGCGACAAATCCCTGGTCAGGAATCGGCAGGCATTGCGAGACATCTGCGCCCATGTCCTGGACACCTTCCGCCAGCCCGCGCTGGTGGAAACCTTTCTGCCGGGCCGGGAGTTCACCGTAGGCATTTTGGGCAGCGGCGCACAGTGCCGGGTGCTCGGGGTCATGGAGGTGCTCTCCACCGCCCGGGGCGATGCCTGCGCTTACACCTACGCCAACAAACAGGAATGGCGGGAGCGGGCGCTCTACGAACTGGCCGCCGATGACCGCGCCGCGCAGGCCGCCGAAGTGGCCCGCGCCGCCTGGCAGGCCCTGGGATGCCTGGATGCGGGGCGGATCGACGTGCGTCTGGACGAACAGGGACAGGCTCGTTTCATCGAGGTCAACCCGCTGGCCGGGCTCAATCCGGAAAGTTCTGATCTGCCCATTCTCTGCGGCAAGATCGGGCTGGGTTACGACGTGCTGATCGCGTCCATCATGGACTCGGCCATGGCCAGGGCCGGGAAGCGGCATGGGAACCGTTCATGA
- a CDS encoding triacylglycerol lipase has product MITFLLTILLTAILILALLTYTLYCYEETNQTGKPLRPYLALAAKTALRSMLSEIIILLLHPLGLWPRLWKKPAGGRDLVVLTHGLFHNQSAWIFFRRWLQDHGFAPVCLSYASWGAEWNETVDALREDLKALLATHPDREVHLVGHSMGGLLLWSALAELEDKDSRRIKSLVTMGTPFAGSKLSPFGLSSLGRYLGYEGETVRRVSGLPLPAHVQRLALYSPTDNMVLPNAALRCKAPGWHELETTPVSHVAMLHSRKVFREVQRWISAACADEKPQAAAQERA; this is encoded by the coding sequence ATGATCACATTTCTGCTGACCATCCTGCTCACGGCGATACTCATCCTCGCCCTCCTGACCTACACGCTGTACTGCTACGAGGAGACCAACCAGACAGGCAAGCCGCTGCGGCCGTATCTGGCCCTGGCCGCAAAAACCGCTCTGCGCAGCATGCTGAGCGAGATCATAATCCTGCTTCTGCACCCTTTGGGCCTCTGGCCACGCCTCTGGAAGAAGCCCGCCGGGGGGCGGGATCTGGTCGTGCTCACGCATGGGCTTTTCCACAACCAAAGCGCCTGGATCTTCTTTCGCCGCTGGCTGCAGGACCACGGTTTTGCCCCGGTCTGCTTATCCTATGCAAGCTGGGGCGCCGAGTGGAACGAGACCGTCGACGCCCTGCGGGAGGATCTCAAAGCCCTGTTGGCCACGCATCCGGACCGGGAGGTGCATCTGGTCGGGCACAGCATGGGCGGCCTTTTGCTGTGGTCGGCCCTGGCCGAGCTCGAAGACAAGGACAGCCGGCGCATCAAGAGCCTGGTCACCATGGGCACGCCCTTTGCCGGAAGCAAGCTCTCCCCCTTCGGCCTGTCCTCGCTGGGCAGGTATCTTGGATACGAGGGCGAGACCGTGCGCCGCGTGTCAGGCTTGCCCCTGCCCGCTCATGTGCAGCGTTTGGCCCTCTATTCCCCAACGGACAACATGGTGCTGCCCAACGCGGCCCTGCGCTGCAAGGCTCCAGGATGGCATGAATTGGAGACAACGCCCGTCAGCCATGTCGCCATGCTCCATTCTCGCAAAGTGTTCCGGGAAGTCCAGCGCTGGATCAGCGCTGCCTGCGCAGACGAAAAGCCACAGGCCGCCGCTCAGGAACGCGCCTGA
- a CDS encoding KamA family radical SAM protein, producing MDVVEIVATQPTELGPELAEPPSLSSLSEDHELSIWAHRKNFMNTHFPGAVQKDWDSWRWQLKHRVTSAEAMAGILGVDAPVFEKSGRRLPAAATPYYLWVASRSEALRRCILPDVRETLVLPFEAPDPLGEEGHSPVPGIVHRYPDRVLFLVTEFCSTYCRYCTRSRLVGKAGHRSDMRSWQAALDYIRQHDEVRDVLLSGGDPLTLPAMKIEWLLSQLRAIPHVEIIRIGSKVPAVLPQRITPNLVRMLRRYHPLFISLHFTHPDEITPDTALACNRLADGGIPLGSQTVLLSGVNDDVNTMKRLMHGLVRNRVRPYYLYQCDPIPGSSHFRTPVDTGLAIIQGLRGHTSGYCIPTYVIDAPGGGGKVPLQPGYFQGRDEQGVVLRNYEDRIFHYPDQLGLREAPCSLA from the coding sequence ATGGACGTTGTCGAAATTGTCGCAACACAGCCTACAGAATTAGGCCCGGAGCTGGCCGAACCCCCCTCATTATCCTCCCTTTCCGAAGACCATGAGCTCAGCATCTGGGCCCATCGCAAAAATTTCATGAACACCCATTTTCCCGGGGCCGTGCAAAAGGACTGGGACAGCTGGCGCTGGCAGCTCAAGCACCGCGTGACGTCCGCCGAGGCCATGGCCGGGATTCTCGGCGTGGATGCGCCGGTGTTCGAGAAGAGCGGGCGCCGTCTGCCTGCCGCAGCCACGCCGTATTACCTGTGGGTCGCTTCCCGCAGCGAGGCCCTGCGCCGCTGCATTCTGCCCGATGTCCGCGAGACGCTGGTTCTGCCTTTCGAGGCCCCCGATCCGCTCGGCGAGGAGGGCCACAGCCCCGTGCCGGGCATCGTGCACCGCTATCCGGACCGGGTGCTTTTTCTGGTCACGGAGTTCTGTTCGACCTATTGCCGCTACTGCACGCGCTCACGCCTGGTGGGCAAGGCCGGGCACCGCTCCGACATGCGCAGCTGGCAGGCCGCCCTGGACTACATCCGCCAGCACGATGAGGTGCGCGACGTGCTCCTTTCCGGTGGCGACCCGCTGACCCTGCCGGCCATGAAGATCGAGTGGCTTCTGTCCCAGCTGCGCGCCATTCCCCATGTGGAGATCATCCGCATCGGGTCCAAGGTTCCGGCCGTGCTGCCCCAGCGCATCACGCCCAATCTGGTGCGCATGCTGCGCCGCTACCACCCGCTGTTCATCAGCCTGCATTTCACCCACCCCGACGAGATCACTCCGGACACGGCTCTGGCCTGCAATCGCCTGGCTGATGGGGGGATTCCGCTCGGCAGTCAGACCGTGCTGCTTTCCGGCGTCAACGATGACGTGAATACCATGAAGCGGCTCATGCACGGTCTGGTTCGCAACCGGGTCCGGCCATATTATCTGTACCAGTGCGACCCGATTCCCGGTTCGAGTCATTTCCGCACTCCGGTGGACACCGGGCTTGCCATCATCCAGGGTTTGCGCGGGCATACCTCGGGCTATTGCATCCCGACCTATGTCATCGACGCGCCCGGCGGCGGGGGCAAGGTGCCGTTGCAGCCCGGCTATTTCCAGGGCCGCGACGAACAGGGCGTGGTGCTGCGCAATTATGAAGACCGGATTTTCCATTATCCCGATCAGCTTGGTTTGCGGGAGGCCCCGTGCTCGTTGGCATGA
- a CDS encoding GNAT family N-acetyltransferase produces the protein MSEILFRDRVREDDRQAVREIVTSTAFFSGAEVDVAEELVAEHLAKGEESGYLFVFADSPQGRSLGYACYGPTPCTVCTFDLYWVAVHESMRGRGLGKLLLAEVEDRLKGMGGGKLIAETSSRQQYAPTHRFYLSCGFKQEARIGDYYAPGEDILYFTKKIGRDQAWD, from the coding sequence GTGTCTGAAATACTCTTCCGGGACCGGGTGCGTGAAGATGATCGCCAAGCCGTGCGCGAGATCGTGACCTCCACGGCTTTTTTTTCAGGGGCGGAAGTGGATGTAGCGGAAGAACTGGTGGCCGAGCATTTGGCCAAAGGGGAGGAGAGCGGGTATCTCTTCGTCTTCGCCGACTCCCCGCAAGGTCGCAGCCTGGGCTACGCCTGCTACGGACCCACGCCATGCACCGTCTGCACCTTCGATCTCTACTGGGTGGCGGTGCACGAATCCATGCGCGGACGGGGACTGGGGAAATTGCTGCTTGCTGAAGTGGAGGACAGGCTGAAGGGCATGGGCGGCGGCAAGCTCATCGCTGAAACCTCGTCCAGGCAGCAGTATGCGCCAACGCACCGATTCTATCTGTCCTGCGGGTTTAAGCAGGAAGCCCGCATTGGCGATTATTACGCCCCCGGCGAGGACATTCTGTATTTCACCAAGAAGATAGGCCGCGATCAGGCCTGGGACTGA
- the mutY gene encoding A/G-specific adenine glycosylase has product MPSPPRSNAASEKHIAAALLDWFSRHKRDLPWRETYSPYHVWISEIMLQQTQMERGVDYFKRWIARFPDLDSLATAQQDEVLKLWEGLGYYSRARNLHKAAQIVMDQHGGTLPTSTEALLTLPGIGPYTARAIASIAFQQDECVVDANVERVVSRLYDIEQPIKSRQTQEEVGKFAHRLLPKGRARDFNQALMEFGSLVCSPRNPACAGCCLAECCLARKNGVQEDRPVIVKAPSPIYISMATGVLIHDGRILTQKRLADDIWGNLWEFPGGVVETGETPGQAVVREYLEETGLIVNHPEPIASFKHSFTRYRVTLHAFRVTLLSSPEELTLKAAQEHRWAGWSEIMKLAFPAGHRKLVRHLDNDSKFLAKVNP; this is encoded by the coding sequence ATGCCTTCACCGCCACGAAGCAACGCAGCTTCAGAAAAACACATCGCCGCAGCCCTCTTGGACTGGTTTTCCCGCCACAAGCGCGACCTGCCCTGGCGTGAGACTTACAGCCCCTATCACGTCTGGATCTCGGAGATCATGCTCCAGCAGACGCAGATGGAACGCGGCGTGGACTATTTCAAACGCTGGATCGCCCGCTTCCCCGATCTGGACAGCCTGGCCACGGCCCAACAAGACGAGGTCCTGAAACTCTGGGAAGGTCTTGGCTACTATTCGCGCGCCCGCAATCTGCACAAGGCGGCGCAAATCGTCATGGACCAACACGGCGGGACCCTGCCGACCTCCACGGAAGCGCTGCTGACCCTGCCGGGCATCGGTCCGTACACGGCACGGGCCATCGCCAGCATCGCCTTCCAGCAGGACGAATGCGTCGTGGACGCCAACGTCGAACGGGTCGTTAGCCGCCTCTACGACATCGAGCAACCCATAAAATCCCGCCAGACGCAGGAGGAGGTCGGCAAATTCGCCCACCGGCTCCTGCCAAAAGGCCGTGCGCGGGACTTCAACCAGGCGCTGATGGAATTCGGCAGCCTCGTCTGCTCCCCCCGCAATCCCGCCTGCGCCGGGTGCTGTCTGGCAGAATGCTGCCTGGCCAGAAAAAACGGCGTGCAGGAGGATCGTCCCGTCATCGTCAAAGCGCCCTCGCCCATCTACATATCCATGGCCACGGGAGTCCTGATCCATGACGGCCGCATCCTGACCCAGAAACGCCTGGCCGACGACATCTGGGGAAATCTATGGGAATTTCCAGGCGGGGTCGTGGAGACCGGGGAGACGCCAGGTCAGGCAGTCGTCCGCGAATACCTGGAAGAAACAGGGCTGATCGTAAACCATCCCGAGCCCATCGCTTCCTTCAAGCATTCCTTCACGCGCTACCGGGTAACCTTGCACGCCTTTCGCGTCACCCTGCTCTCAAGCCCGGAGGAACTGACCCTGAAGGCCGCCCAGGAGCATCGCTGGGCCGGTTGGTCCGAAATCATGAAACTGGCCTTTCCGGCCGGTCATCGCAAACTCGTCCGCCATCTTGATAACGACTCGAAATTCCTAGCAAAGGTAAACCCATGA
- a CDS encoding ATP-binding protein, with protein MRLAVFQSFRGMLFSLVLLAVLPALGIILHNGLVSREDAVLHARQELVRIVTALAGAQLRTTDVTRQTLATLAIMDEVRNQDVVACTAIFSRILLDNSLYTNIALTTRTGDVVVSAMPMTFPSLADRKHFKDALRTKAFAPGEFIVSRATAVSSFPFAYPILNELGEVSGVLTVALDLSKFHSFFVDEHLPDGSFLGIADHEGRRLFRSFVDESFPLGAFISPSAWNAAQEGGESGDFVSQGSDGLSRISAFHKIRLDRDAPAYMTIFIGMPEAAIGADARRTTGNGLIMSAFAAVLALVMAWVAERVFFMPRVRALVMAAERFRIGDYGTPTGVNHDAGELGLLASALDRMAQERQIAVDALRAAKDAAEDASRSKSEFLANMSHEIRTPLNGVLSMLQLLESSRPSAEQREYVETAIRSTNRLTRLLSDILDLSRIESNKLVIQEESFAVSDVRQSILDIFEGPAREKGVRLEMRVDPRIPAHLFGDEARLRQILFNLVGNAVKFTPKGQVAVDFVLVSAAGESTCQIRFTVQDSGVGIPSERLKDIFEPFIQVDGSCVRTHQGAGLGLAIVRRLVDLMHGQLQIESTQGEGTVVGVTLPFAIGSATHARPQRSGVERDLGGRRFLLVEDDSVNRMAMERILGKLGCEVISAGNGLEAVEVLKRKKVDLVFMDVQMPVMDGMEATRIIREELGLDVPIVAMTAYAMAGDRERFLKGGMDSYISKPVDMVRLKETVNSILA; from the coding sequence ATGCGTCTGGCTGTTTTTCAATCTTTTCGGGGCATGCTCTTCAGCTTGGTGCTTCTGGCTGTGCTGCCAGCGCTGGGGATCATTCTTCATAACGGTCTGGTGAGCCGCGAAGACGCCGTTCTGCATGCCCGGCAGGAGCTGGTGCGTATTGTCACTGCTCTGGCCGGAGCACAGCTGCGTACCACCGACGTGACCCGGCAAACTCTGGCTACGCTTGCGATCATGGATGAAGTGCGGAATCAGGACGTCGTTGCCTGTACTGCGATCTTCTCCAGGATTCTGTTGGATAATAGCCTCTATACCAACATCGCCTTAACCACCCGAACCGGCGACGTCGTGGTTTCGGCGATGCCCATGACCTTTCCCAGCCTTGCCGACCGCAAGCATTTCAAGGACGCCCTGCGGACCAAGGCATTTGCTCCCGGAGAATTTATCGTTTCCCGCGCGACCGCGGTTTCGTCCTTTCCCTTCGCCTATCCGATCCTTAACGAACTGGGCGAGGTCAGCGGCGTGCTGACCGTGGCTCTCGACCTGAGCAAATTCCATTCTTTTTTCGTGGACGAGCATCTTCCCGACGGCTCTTTTCTGGGTATCGCCGATCACGAAGGAAGGCGGCTTTTCCGCTCGTTTGTGGACGAATCCTTTCCCCTGGGTGCATTTATCAGCCCCTCAGCCTGGAATGCGGCGCAAGAAGGCGGCGAGAGCGGGGATTTTGTCAGCCAAGGCTCCGACGGACTCAGCCGCATCAGTGCGTTTCATAAGATCAGACTGGACCGGGACGCTCCCGCTTACATGACCATCTTCATAGGTATGCCCGAAGCCGCCATAGGTGCAGATGCCCGCAGAACCACGGGAAACGGGCTGATCATGTCCGCATTCGCGGCCGTTCTGGCGCTGGTCATGGCCTGGGTAGCGGAGCGCGTCTTTTTCATGCCCAGGGTCAGGGCGCTGGTCATGGCGGCGGAACGGTTCCGCATCGGGGACTACGGTACGCCAACGGGCGTGAATCATGACGCCGGAGAGCTGGGACTGCTGGCCTCGGCTCTTGATCGCATGGCGCAGGAGCGGCAGATCGCCGTCGATGCGCTGCGCGCGGCCAAGGACGCCGCTGAAGACGCCTCGCGCAGCAAGTCTGAGTTTCTGGCCAACATGAGCCACGAGATCCGCACCCCATTAAACGGCGTGCTGAGCATGCTGCAGTTGCTTGAATCCAGCAGACCCAGCGCTGAACAGCGGGAATATGTCGAGACGGCCATCCGCTCCACGAATCGCCTCACCCGCCTGCTTTCCGACATTCTCGACCTGTCCCGCATCGAATCGAACAAGCTGGTTATCCAGGAAGAGAGCTTTGCCGTGTCCGATGTGCGTCAGAGCATTCTCGACATCTTTGAAGGTCCGGCCCGCGAAAAGGGCGTGCGGCTGGAGATGCGGGTGGATCCGCGCATCCCGGCCCATCTTTTTGGCGATGAGGCCAGACTGCGACAGATTCTCTTCAATCTGGTCGGCAACGCCGTCAAATTTACGCCCAAAGGGCAGGTCGCTGTGGATTTTGTCCTTGTTTCGGCGGCGGGCGAATCCACCTGTCAGATCCGTTTCACGGTTCAGGACAGCGGTGTGGGCATTCCAAGCGAGCGTCTCAAGGATATTTTCGAGCCGTTCATTCAGGTCGATGGCTCCTGTGTCCGCACGCACCAGGGCGCGGGTCTGGGACTGGCCATCGTGCGTCGGTTGGTCGATCTTATGCACGGGCAGTTGCAGATTGAAAGTACGCAGGGGGAAGGAACCGTGGTCGGCGTGACTCTGCCATTTGCCATCGGTTCAGCCACCCATGCGCGGCCGCAACGCAGCGGCGTGGAGAGGGACCTCGGCGGACGACGCTTCTTGCTGGTGGAGGACGACAGCGTGAACCGCATGGCCATGGAACGGATTCTGGGCAAGCTTGGCTGCGAGGTCATAAGCGCCGGCAATGGCCTGGAAGCCGTCGAAGTACTTAAGCGCAAGAAGGTCGATCTGGTCTTCATGGATGTGCAGATGCCGGTCATGGACGGGATGGAGGCCACGCGGATCATCCGTGAAGAACTGGGGCTTGATGTCCCCATCGTGGCCATGACCGCCTACGCCATGGCCGGAGACCGGGAGCGTTTCCTGAAAGGCGGGATGGATTCCTATATCTCCAAACCTGTGGACATGGTCCGCCTGAAAGAGACGGTCAACTCGATTCTTGCCTGA
- a CDS encoding ATP-grasp domain-containing protein yields the protein MTALHVAVVRESIPDAASPDVLDTAAQARSVRESLARCGWRTSEHILGSDPSALEAGLAYRRPSVIFNLVESCHGLASLACLAPALFRKAGFPFTGADEGSMALAGDKALARRLLHAAGLPVPPGVTRGELQRGVFPGPGTYIIKARFEDASLGLGSDCVVDVREGAELLAAMREFAPRMGGDCVAEGYVRGREFNLALLAEPGGGVRDLPLAEMVFDSAMPGPAILHYAAKWDQGSADYAASVRSFDLDGEEDLVLEMKRIGRACWELFNLAGYARIDFRVAGPGQIYVIDVNPNPCITPDAGFAAAAQRAGLDHAALVQEIVFDALERSGKTQEGRRV from the coding sequence ATGACGGCTTTGCATGTGGCCGTGGTTCGTGAAAGCATCCCCGACGCAGCCTCCCCCGACGTCCTCGACACGGCGGCGCAGGCCCGCAGCGTGCGGGAGAGTTTGGCCCGGTGCGGCTGGCGCACGTCGGAACACATTCTCGGCTCCGACCCGTCGGCCCTGGAGGCCGGGCTTGCGTATCGCAGGCCAAGCGTCATCTTCAACCTGGTCGAGTCCTGCCACGGGCTGGCCAGCCTGGCCTGTCTGGCTCCGGCACTTTTTCGCAAGGCCGGTTTTCCCTTTACCGGCGCGGACGAGGGCAGCATGGCCCTGGCCGGAGACAAGGCCCTGGCCAGACGCCTGCTGCATGCGGCTGGACTGCCCGTTCCTCCCGGAGTGACCAGGGGAGAATTGCAACGGGGTGTTTTCCCCGGCCCCGGTACGTATATAATCAAAGCGCGATTCGAGGACGCGTCCTTGGGGCTGGGTTCGGACTGCGTCGTGGATGTGCGGGAAGGTGCGGAGCTGCTGGCGGCTATGCGGGAATTCGCGCCGCGTATGGGCGGTGATTGCGTGGCTGAAGGGTATGTGCGGGGCCGGGAATTTAATCTGGCCCTGCTGGCCGAGCCTGGCGGTGGAGTGCGCGACCTGCCTTTGGCCGAGATGGTTTTCGATTCCGCGATGCCCGGGCCGGCCATCCTGCATTATGCGGCCAAGTGGGACCAGGGCAGCGCGGACTACGCCGCCTCGGTTCGCAGTTTCGATCTGGACGGGGAAGAGGATCTGGTCTTGGAAATGAAACGGATCGGTCGTGCCTGCTGGGAGCTTTTCAACCTGGCCGGGTATGCGCGCATCGACTTTCGGGTCGCGGGTCCGGGCCAAATCTACGTCATCGACGTCAATCCGAACCCCTGCATCACGCCGGACGCGGGTTTCGCGGCCGCAGCCCAGCGCGCGGGTCTGGACCACGCGGCGCTGGTCCAAGAGATCGTGTTCGACGCCTTGGAACGTTCGGGAAAAACGCAGGAAGGACGCCGTGTCTGA
- a CDS encoding acyltransferase gives MHLRSFEYFRAVAIVLIVIGHTYDISGWQIDSFGDRVLANLISGGTSLFVFISGFLFHHVFYPKFVYRKFLEKKFKNVYIPYLILSVLPIALVLIIKEPYPEFYFGPGDSFYDRIIRPIILLYWYGGALVYWYIPFIMAMFIISPVFIFFIKLNTRYKIYLVIFLSLISIFMHRPVNNWSIIQSVVYFSPVYMLGILCSMERDYIYKKFKGKDLHLLGCVVVLALAQAVLFDACGNFQKNPTEFNWIDISFIQKQILCLYFMVFLHKYEHIDSKILKTLAASSFAIYFLHGWVIYFIFAVRSYYKPLYGLHLVPILSFFVILASYVIAKRVKKAFPEKSRMIIGW, from the coding sequence ATGCATCTGAGATCTTTTGAGTATTTTCGTGCCGTAGCCATTGTCTTGATAGTTATCGGCCACACCTACGATATCTCCGGTTGGCAGATCGATAGCTTTGGCGACCGGGTCTTGGCCAATCTCATTTCGGGTGGGACATCGCTGTTTGTGTTCATTTCCGGATTTCTTTTTCATCATGTTTTTTATCCAAAATTTGTTTATCGTAAATTTTTGGAAAAGAAATTCAAGAACGTATACATTCCATATCTCATTCTTTCTGTACTTCCCATTGCGCTAGTCTTGATTATCAAAGAGCCTTATCCTGAATTTTACTTTGGTCCTGGCGATTCATTCTACGACAGAATTATTCGTCCTATTATTCTTTTGTACTGGTATGGAGGAGCATTAGTATATTGGTATATACCATTTATAATGGCCATGTTTATCATATCTCCTGTTTTCATATTTTTTATAAAATTAAATACGCGTTATAAAATTTATTTAGTGATTTTTTTGTCGTTAATATCTATTTTTATGCATAGACCTGTTAATAACTGGTCTATAATTCAGTCTGTTGTATATTTTTCTCCAGTTTATATGCTTGGGATACTGTGCTCTATGGAGCGAGATTATATATATAAAAAATTCAAAGGAAAAGATTTGCATCTGTTGGGATGTGTTGTTGTCTTGGCGTTAGCGCAGGCTGTTCTTTTTGATGCGTGCGGAAATTTTCAAAAAAATCCTACGGAGTTTAATTGGATAGATATATCTTTTATACAAAAGCAGATTTTGTGTCTTTATTTCATGGTCTTCTTGCATAAGTATGAGCATATTGACAGCAAGATTCTGAAGACTCTGGCTGCATCAAGCTTTGCCATCTATTTTTTGCACGGTTGGGTTATCTATTTCATCTTTGCTGTTCGGTCCTATTACAAGCCACTTTACGGCTTGCATCTCGTTCCTATTCTTTCTTTCTTTGTTATTTTGGCTTCCTATGTCATCGCTAAAAGGGTGAAGAAGGCTTTTCCCGAAAAAAGCAGAATGATCATAGGCTGGTAA